The window TCATGAGCAAAGAATGATGAAGGTTATGATCTGTGTACCAAATTCGAATTGACCAAAAAACTGAAACATAACCAATATCTAAAAACTGACAAAACTGTCATATAGCAGTTTCGTAAGCATCAATTAACTTCCATAAAACCTGGTCTACATGTAGGGTAAAAAAATCGGGTTTGAGACACAGTTAACATCCATAAAACTAGCTTGATCCCAGAAAGGGGCTctaccccttggaccccgccaggggtTGCCACCCCTTGCACCCTGCTATCCCTGGACACCCATGGTTCAGGGGTTTCGCCCCTAAATAACAATATAGTTTAAGCATGAATAAATCAAACAAATATGCACTCCGCACCACCCTTACTTGTTCAATGTTTATCAAGATTACATCGGTCAATATGTTCATTCCagtacacttaaataatattggtGATAcaaatcaacaacaacattcaTGGGTCTTTGTACACAACTGTTTGATGGAACTATGTCCACCGACATCAAAAGTTTAAGGCCAAGTTCAACTGAACGTTATATACAAGTATTTGAGTTTCAAGTGGTTGATGAGGAAGAGATTTAGATCCTAACTGATACTATGCATTCAATAGCTTTATCTCATTTTAGACTCCTAAATAAGGGAAAATAATTGATGGAGGGTGCCAAGAAAAAACAGTGGGTGTATAGGAAATAATAACCAAtaagataataaaaaaaacactCACATCACAACAAAACCCAAGTTGcaaattgcatttttttttttacaatgatCGCTATAGACAATGTTAGACGCTAAAAGCCAGAACTATGTGTTAATTGGGTTACAATGATTGGAAGTAGTAAAGGCCTCATGTAGTAGTTTGATGACCTTGTTCTTTTGTTGGGAATCTAGTACTCAATAAGGATTATTATATGATTTGTTTTCTAGGTTTTCTTTTGAGCTTACTAGTTTGAACATGAATAATGATATGCTTATGTTATGGTCTTTTATATTATTAATGGTTAATGTCTTTTATGCTATTTTGTAATTGGTTATGGATCTTTGGAATATTGTATATTTGACATGTCATTAACGATGAGTACTCCTTGGTATCGACCTCCGTTTTGGTGTTGTATTGTATGAGAATTCTGATTCTATGATAAAACTATTCATAATGGTCTAAATAAGTACCAAGGAAATTATACTTGGGTATGAAATGCCATCAAGGGTTCATGTGATATGGTGAAGTTTAATCAAGAATTGATGTTATATGAATGAATTACAATCAAGAGTGAAAAATGGTTATAATATATGCAGTTCTTTTAGGccgataatataatatattaataccaATTACATCCTTTATCATTGAGGTTCAAACTATAACTTAAACAAGGAATGTAGAATACAGAGCAAAATAGAGATGTTTGAAGTGATTGAAATGCTCATACAATGGTTAAGGTAGGAGCTCATGTATGAGGAAAATTGGTATATGTTCAGTGTTAGGATCTAAACAACTGTCATTTATGTAATTTATCTTTGGGATACACTAGCATATTTTTTATGAAACAAACGACTAACAGTGTTTTATTGGTAAAAACGTTGatctttatataatttatttatttttatacaatAACTACAATTATTTATCTATTTACCACACTACTTTATTACATACAAAATATAAACTTTTTACTGGATAATGTTGTAAAAAAATTGTAATCTATCAAACAACATGGATGGATGGATTAATGAATTATTCCATTCCAAGATAGTGATTTATTAAAATACAAACCATTAATTCGTCTCTTCTAATCTATCAAACAACATGGATGGATTAATGAATTATTCCATTCCAAGATAGTGATTTATGGTAATTAAAATAACTTGGAAGGAAGATTGAAGGACATAATGCAAGATGAAATTGCAAGAGTTGAAGCATGCACATATAAAAGATCATAAAACGCATATAAACATAGACTCCATTAACAAGTTAAACTCACTGGAGATTCGTTTATAGCATACCTCAAGATACGAATTCAAGATTTGCATGATGACAGAGTGATCCCTCCACAAAAACTCGCGACTATCATGTACAGGAATACAAATGCCAAGAATGTCAGCAAAGCCCTGTCACGAATCATCATACTTGTCTAAGCATGAttatcatttttattaattaagaTGACGAGTTAGCCTACTGCAAAATGTATAAGAATAATCAtaaaaaaacaagttttgtaaataTATGGGCATCAGATTACTTACAGAAGTTTAACATTTTTCATCCAAAGAGCTCTATGAAGTCTCTGCGATTGTTTCTTGAACTGGAAAGCACTATCTTGCATTGTAGCAGCTTTGTCAACAAGAAGTTCAAGCCGATTACCTCTTTCTAATATCTTTTCAATACTATTCACCATAATGGTGTGCacctatacatacatacatatgaaCGTGGTATATATAATTCAAATGTCTAAACAAATAAGAGCAAAGAATCCTTCGTGTGATATTAACCAATGAAAGTAAAACTAGTTCATATTTTtagcacatatatatatatatatatatatatatatatatatatatatatatatatatatatatatatatatatatatatatatatatatatatatatatatatatatatatatatatatatatatatatatatatatatatatatatataaagaatacttGCCTCACCAACTTCATTCCTAACACTGTTGAGTGTATCTGCACTGGGATTACTCGAAAAAAACTCCATTTGCTGATGCAAGACCCTTGAAAATTCATCATTCATAGCATAAGCAGTAGCATGTGATGCCACTTTACCATAATTTTTCATGAACCTCATCTCAATGTCTTCCAGGTATGAAAACGGGATTCTTCCTGGATGAAATCACATATCAATACGTATACAATTTCAACTGAATTACAAAATCAAGTTATAACTCATAAGTGGCCAGCCATTCATGGTGACTTTTGTACTAGATGAATCAACAACTAAGAATTTAGCAAGTAATAGAACATGCAAAGAGGAAGAGGAGGGAGACTGACGTCCGAGTGTGTCATTGGCCATACAAAGAAAGGTAAGAGAGTCGGATCGGAGTATATGGAAGATGTAATGATCTTGGGAGAAGCAAAGCCTGGACTCGGCCTCCGCCGGCAACTTCTCCAGAATCCGGCGGACAATGGCTCCGGTGTTACCCGTCACAGCGCTGAACTCCGACAACACCGTCATGCCCCTGGCAACCAGAGCGTACAGAATCGCCATTGATTTTTGCAACTTTCACGATTTCTCCCTCAAATTACACGTTTACGCCTACTGTAATAGAAAATATTATCTACTTCGTGTTCTCAATGATCAGGCAAGGAGAGATAGGGTATTTGTCGCACCTTAAATGTGTTGTTTGTTCGTGGATTTGGCCGCATGTTGCCTACAATAGGCATCGTTTATTCGTGTACAGATTAAATAACACAAGAAATAGTACATAACAAATTTAATCACCGCTAATCCTTGGTTAATTTAGGGCTAAGGGTGGTGTGAGTCCATTGAGGAGCAGCAAATCGACTCGAGTTAGAAATAGTTTGATTACCTGTTTAATTATCATAGTCGTACCATATCAATCTTTTTACTTTTTGTGAGGTCAGTTTATTTTGTGGGTTGTCGGTTTAGACTTTGTAAAAATATGTTATGTTGTGCTATATTGAAACATTAAATATGTTCACTAAAAGGCTTTTGATCTAGCGTTATAAGGGGTTAAAAATTCAAGTTAGGCTGTGGACAATGAAGTAGTTTAGGAATAGGATTTAATGAGTGTGTCAggcaattaaaaataaaaataaatatgttgAAAGTGTAAAAGTTGGAGATGTaggaatgaaaaataaaaaaataaaaagaaatagtaGTTTGGAagatcaagaatatatatatatatatatatatatatatatatatatatatatatatatatatatataaagagagagagagagagagagagagagagagagaaagaaagagagagatagagagagaaacaaagagagagatagagagttaTGTTCAAATATTTTTAGTATCTGTTGTGTGGATGTAACATTGATTATGTAccatttatttttgttattttaataaagtaattaatgcatattaaatgttgaagatttaaataatactcattatatcttcaaaATGTAATGTGTATTAATTActttgttaaaataattaaaatgattagTCCAAAATCAATCTTAGATATACACAATACATAGTTAGAACACAATAATCTAACCCTATAGTATAcaggttgattaaaaaaaataaaatattaaaaatgtaaataataagtattttttaaaataaagttttgaaataagaaatgaaaaaacatattaattgcaatttaatataatatttattacatttgatactttacatatataactataaatattatgtatctttttaattttaaaattagaaaaaaatcataaattgacatgtggatattatttatttaaaaattatcaCAAAATGATAAGTGTGAAAACTATCAGatattgacatgtggcaaaattatattcatttattatagtatatatatatatatatatatatatatatatatatatatatatatatatatatatatatatatatatatatatatactaacacACACAGAGAATGTTGGATCTATGAATTTTCATTATGGGGGCACTAGCAGTTAACATTATGACCGCGTCTTGGCCAATATAATTTTTTGTTACACAAAagccatgttttgaaaaccggaccggaccaacTGGTTCGACCGGTTGAACCGGGAACCGATTATGGATccggttcttaaaggccaaaaaacCGGTAATCGTTTGAACCAGTGAAAACCGGTAAAAACCGGTCCGGTTGAACCGGCAAAACCGGTCAAAaccggaaattttaaaaaatatttatttttttttcattttttgtattttttatataattaaatataattataacaTCATCTGGTTTTTCCGGTTTTTGAGACCGGTCCGACCGGTAGGACCACCTGAACCATCGAACCAGTAAGACGACCGGTTCGgtctccggtccggttttcaaaacgttGCACAAAAGCTAAACTTTCATACATACCAGTATATGACGGATCAAGTGGTGAATCAAGAACGAAAATCAATTGGGTCCATCGtacatataaaattaaataaaaataaaaatattaataaaattcaaaaaaaattgagaatatttaaactttttaatagaaaataatataaaaataagtaTTTAGCGGGTGTCAACCCCCACCCCGTGCGAAGAGGATTATTTGACCAAAATATAAACATTTGGATGGTGTGTTTAGTAAATTTGGAGGggcatttttgttttttttacttgTTAGCGGGTCCTCCCCACACCCCACCCCCCAGTCGTGTGCCCAAATTCAGTGTTTGAAGAATTAGTCCAATTATTTAACGAGggcctacatgtatatattttttctttaaatcatactaaacatataattaatgtaTAAAGTTACAGATAATTAGCAACACCTCTTATTTTCTCTAAGTTTTGGGTCCCCCTGCACACGTTAGTTGTTGCACATACGATGTAACAACGATTAATTTACTTTTGGCATGTTATGTTGAGTTGAAAATTTGATGTAACGACGACTAATTTATT of the Lactuca sativa cultivar Salinas chromosome 6, Lsat_Salinas_v11, whole genome shotgun sequence genome contains:
- the LOC111905457 gene encoding vesicle-associated membrane protein 714 codes for the protein MAILYALVARGMTVLSEFSAVTGNTGAIVRRILEKLPAEAESRLCFSQDHYIFHILRSDSLTFLCMANDTLGRRIPFSYLEDIEMRFMKNYGKVASHATAYAMNDEFSRVLHQQMEFFSSNPSADTLNSVRNEVGEVHTIMVNSIEKILERGNRLELLVDKAATMQDSAFQFKKQSQRLHRALWMKNVKLLALLTFLAFVFLYMIVASFCGGITLSSCKS